The Bos indicus x Bos taurus breed Angus x Brahman F1 hybrid chromosome 11, Bos_hybrid_MaternalHap_v2.0, whole genome shotgun sequence genome includes a region encoding these proteins:
- the TOR2A gene encoding LOW QUALITY PROTEIN: prosalusin (The sequence of the model RefSeq protein was modified relative to this genomic sequence to represent the inferred CDS: inserted 1 base in 1 codon), protein MAAATRSCRPWGSLLGLIWLVSAAAASWDLSSLRCNFGSFCECDFQPDFQGLECDLAQHLAGQHLARSLVVKALKAFLQDPAPTKPLVLSLHGWTGTGKSYVSSLLAHYLFRDGLRSPXVHHFSPVIHFPHPSHLERYKKDLKSWVQGNLTVCSRSLFLFDEMDKLAPGLIEVLRPFLGSSWVVYGTNYRKAIFIFISNTGGEQINQVVLEAWRSRREREEIGLQELGPVISQAVLDNPHHGFWRSGIMEEHLLDVLVPFLPLQRHHVRHCVLNELAHLGLEPRDEVVQAVLDSTTFFPEDEPLFSSNGCKMVASRIAFFL, encoded by the exons ATGGCGGCTGCGACGCGCAGCTGCCGGCCCTGGGGCTCGCTCCTCGGGCTGATCTGGCTGGTCTCGGCCGCGGCCGCGTCCTGGGATCTGAGTTCGCTGCGTTGCAACTTCGGCTCATTCTGCGAATGTGACTTCCAGCCCGACTTCCAGG GTCTGGAGTGTGACCTGGCCCAGCACCTGGCGGGCCAGCACTTGGCCAGGTCGCTGGTGGTGAAGGCACTGAAGGCTTTCCTGCAGGATCCAGCCCCCACCAAGCCGCTGGTCCTCTCTCTGCATGGCTGGACCGGCACTGGCAAGTCCTACGTCAGCTCCCTGCTGGCGCACTACCTCTTCCGGGATGGCCTCCGTAGCC ACGTGCATCACTTTTCCCCGGTCATccacttcccccaccccagccacttGGAGCGCTACAAG AAGGATCTTAAGAGCTGGGTGCAGGGGAACCTCACTGTCTGCAGCCGCTCCCTCTTTCTCTTCGATGAGATGGACAAGCTGGCCCCAGGCCTGATAGAAGTCCTGCGACCTTTCCTGGGCTCCTCCTGGGTTGTCTACGGGACCAACTATCGTAAAGCCATCTTCATCTTCATCAG CAACACCGGTGGTGAGCAGATCAACCAGGTGGTGCTGGAGGCGTGGCGCAGCCGCCGGGAACGTGAAGAGATCGGCCTGCAGGAGCTGGGGCCGGTCATCTCTCAGGCTGTGCTGGACAACCCGCACC ATGGCTTCTGGCGCTCGGGCATCATGGAAGAGCATCTCCTGGACGTTCTGGTGCCCTTCCTGCCACTCCAGCGGCACCACGTGCGGCACTGTGTGCTCAACGAGCTGGCCCATCtgggcctggagcccagggatGAGGTGGTCCAGGCTGTGCTGGACAGCACCACCTTCTTCCCTGAGGACGAGCCGCTCTTTTCCTCCAATGGCTGCAAGATGGTGGCTTCCCGGATCGCCTTCTTCCTCTGA